The Vanessa atalanta chromosome 18, ilVanAtal1.2, whole genome shotgun sequence DNA window acaataatttatatagagcCTGGgcctatataaattattttatttacttacagcGCAAAAAAGGCACTCACaaagttttacatttgtatatatatagtcaAAACTATTTAAGGTCCTTGTACTGAGGACTACTGGTTATACTTTCAATTCTCTTGGTCGTAAGTAGTTATTTCGGGTTCTGAATGAATTACGACCACAGAAGTCATACTCAAGGACTAGCTATTAGTTAACTCAGAAATACAATTAGGGTTAGGACACAAATACTGAGGTTTACTCTACGCCCCGATAACATAGCTTGAGCTGACGGCACTTACATTGGGCCACTTGTTATGGTAAAGGTGGCAAACGTGGCAAAGGaagctcatctgatggaaagtgaataCCACCGCCCATCACATCACATCTAcaacaccagggggcttgcagatgcatTGCTGGCCTTTAAGATAGGTGTAGGCTCTTTTTTTGGAGGTTCCCAAATCGTATCGATTCGGAAAAACccccggcgaaagctggttgcacagagtggttgtgcgaggcagaaaatgcttcAGAAATTGCTTGCTGTAGTAGATTTTCGGTCGTCTAGGTGGTTCGAGTGGAACTTGGACTTTTGACGAGatatccgaaggtgaaattcagccacTTGggttaatactatttaaattaattgaaaattcctcggaacattccccgtgaaaaatgcggtagaagatgcagattCCTTGTTTTCGCGAAACCATAATGAACatcaaaatttttttaagatctcgaccaatgatatcgcgtcaatccAATTCAATgataaagttgtttatttgtcttgatTGTCCTATTGCGTTTGGAAAaggctataatttaaaattaatataaatagtagtaGTTGAGTTGCTGTGATATTGAAAATGTCTTTATGAAGGGCTTTTGCAAACATTCCCGGTGGCATGACGACGTTGCCACTTTGATTGTCAATACCTACTCTAAATTTAACCGCGATGCTGCTGATCTCATAGACTATAGCAGGTACTCTTGAAGGAACGTATTGGGACACGGTGCTTTTTTCTAAAGTCAATGAAAGAGAGTATTCGTACATTTGCAGACCTAAATATAACTTCATGTTTATCTCATTGTAAtggaacaaattaaaaaaaaactgtcttcTCTACTGAAGACAGCTTCGaattgcattttaattatataatgctgCGGGCAGTTTTGccatgataataattttttacttacCTTAAAATCTATCTGAAACaatattgtaacaatatttttatttgaatataatatttttaataagtaaagtaCATCAAGTCACGTAATTGTTGAAGAATGTCGTGAAGGATCGAGACTGTGTAGTACAGATTCCAGTTATTTCGTAGTTTCCTACTTATTCCTACTGTACTAATACTTATTTCTTTACCATTGGTATCCTCTGTAATACTTTCATACTTATTCAGATACAGAATAATTGTAACGGaggtacttaaaatattagACCAACCgtcttatattattaacttaaacaacatctattttatcatataatataaggaatagttGAGTCAGTAAATGTTGGCAAACAGCTCGAGGGAGATAACCTCTTACTATGGTTAGTGCCTAGACCAATATGACCAATTTACGCTCTATCAATATTCTATGGTAAAGAATACTTATTGTTAGGTGACTCATTTGCCCTTCTTAAAAAGAACAAGTAATTAGATGCAGCGTAATTAGTAGGTGAAATAGCCACGGCCTATGGTCTTGGGGAAAAAGAGGCCACGTGCCTCCAAAGTGTTGGTAGCAGAAGCATGGAGAAAAAGTATTTGATAGAGATTTAGATTCATGTCTAAAAGAGATTTTCCATTTAagggaattttaaaaatatacacttatGGACTCGTAAACTGCAATAGTTCaggattattatttgaattaatatttttggtaaGTATGCAAACTGCTTAGATTAAACTAAATGAATATGAGGAGAATGTCCATCCAACcacaaaaaggaaataaaagtaataaatagaaTTTTCCAGTATACAAATTTATACTTTAGAATTCGCTTCTACGCTGCTATGAAGAACGAACCAAActatgagataaaaaaaaatatttttttttaaactgatatatttaataaaatatagtggtTACATGCTAATAACtactttcaaatcaaaatatattttattcaagaacgcttttacaggcacttttgaagctaccaccgatgcggaatatagattctaccgagaaaaaccggcaagaaactcagtagttactctttttcaacatttaaaatacaaaattatgttagccaaatacaattatatgaaatattctgCATAAAACTATGaattaaccaaaatatactaaacgagcggtatcaatatcagttagttgtctaacttttatAACCGCatatgctgcggagctgagtcttcTTGTCAGGTacgataaatgaggactccacTGAAGTTTGGTATGCTATTCCTAAAAACACTGTAGTGTTGGCTACATCAAgacattataattttgctttctaactTTTGGTAAGGTATATTCTacacatttttgtttttgagcatcaaaactaaattatttactttaaaccaATCGAGTATCTGTGATAATGCACTGTTCACATTGTCATAGTCAGTTTTTTCCCTTTAATATGgatagtcaaattaatataagaaagtatttactcagaaataaaaaatgaatcgtCAGTCAATTCAACTCTTTATTATTACCAATTATtacctataataatatgtttacgtTATTTCAAAAGTACCTAAATGAGTATCAGTTTTACTTTTCATTTACTCAAACAGTAAACAAAAACTCAGAGAACATCTGTCACTAAGTCACTGTGAACGAACTGTCCGTGAGGCGTGAACCTGAGccaaaatacataacataagaTTGACCTACTCCTAAAATAGTTTATCTATAatcttttatgtaaaaatgtaaaataaaataactttatttcaatttcgtttttaaaacaaaaaaataaataaaaaaaaacaatctacgTTCCACgctcaaaattattgtttaaattttttaaagatctaaaataaaacaatatatatatgcattaatTCTATGAgtctatttatgtaatatttattttagatataattattaaaaaaaattatattcattaaatgttATGATATGGTATGATAAATGTTTTGACATTTACTACTTATTTATCTGTTCAAACGTCAAACAGAGTACAAAAGTAAATTGATCTAACTTGTTTGTTTTGTAGCAATGAGATTTAGTAAAaacattagaaataaatattgtatatactaaaggtgaaaaactatttatatatttcatataattgtgTTGTATTATGAAGTAATAGTGACATCATGCGACGAGGTCATAATGGTATAGGCGGATGGCGCAACGAAAATCCGAGGCATTATAGACCTCGGAACGGCGGCAATCCGCATTTTAGATCCTCGAGAAGTTATGGCTTACTGGATCCACCAAGGTACCATATTATGAATTACAttctttacattatttatgattGGTAGATCCTTAAATGTTACACATAGTAAACTGCTTaccttcaattaaaaaaaaaaatatgaagtacCTTCTAAGGTTTATTTTGTCACAAACAAAATGCAAACGAAATTTTTACAGGcttcatacataaataaagtttaaacatgaaaattattgaaaatatttcagattCCCGCCACCAAGTTCAAGGTCAATGCGACCACAATTCCTTTCTCGCTCAGAAAAATCTGATCGAAGTTCCACTGAACACACAGAATGGCACAGATCCCGACGCAGTAGTGGATATCATAGATCACATCAACATGGTGAGAGACAGATTCTACCAATGCTACAACAAGGAAGACATAATAATGATAATCaaaaaagtacatataaagaaacaacatcattttataaagatatacgggttgataattttcatataaatagtaTGGGAGATGTGGATCATCGTCAAATTCACCAAATGAGAGACTCTTTTGTTCAACCATTAACAACTCCCTGGCCAACGGAAAGTAATTTGCAGCAAgccaatattaaaaatcaagttACAGAATCCGGTGAAAATATAAAGCTTTCTGCAGAATACACAGGCCATCGTCCTCCTGCATCTGACCACTATGGCAGCAACCCTACTCATTTTTTTTCAGCTATTGATAATTCCCACACCTTTAGTAGGTCAGTTGTTGATACAGTTGATTTAATTAGAAAGAGGTTGCTGAATCGTAATGAGCAACCACATTCATCTGAAAATTTTGACAATAATGAAAACAGTGGTAATGTTGAGATCAATCAAAGACAAGGAGAAAAATCAAATACTTTAACAAGCAACCAACAAGACcctccaattaaaaaaaaatatcaaaggcAGAAGACCAGTGATAAATCAAACtgtgcaaaaattaaaaataaaattgttcatcAACTATTTAAGATGGACAAAGGAAAAATTCATAAACTTATGGACAATCCTAATTCCTCAACAAAATTTGAATATGCCATCAGCAGTCTCATAACCGAGTCTCAGAATAGTTTCAACAGGCACATGAGATCTGCTGCAGAAAAATCCCTCTGTAGTTCAAGTGCTGAATTTAtgcaaaatgataataatacaatatatgaaGACACATTTATGAAACAAATGCAGTGTATTCTAGATCCTCAAGATACTGTACTACTTGAAGATATTAAGCCACTTGTTTTGGCTGAGCTAAGCAAAGTGCTAGAAATAGCTGAATATGGACAAAACTATGATGTTGTTGAAGATGATAATACTTACACTCAACAAAATGAACAGCATTTCTTTAACAAATATCCTAATAATGAAGTTTCTTATGAGGACTTTGCTCAGGAAAATAAGAATGAACTGAATGATTTACCGCATGTTGATTTTATGCAGCCTGAAAACATTGACAACTGTAATGACAATAATTACAAAGCTTATGGAGATAATAAAGTTCAATACACAGAATCTAAACCACTTTTTGAGAGACGCCCAAGAAGGAAAAGTTACAATGTAAATGAGGAAATGTGTACAACctcagataattatttttataaccaatCTGTATCTGATAAATCAACTGATGAGGAAAACAGGCCTGATGCAATGCAACAACTTTTTGATACAAGCACTGAACATATTTCTGAAGAAGATGATCCATTTGCTGAATTAGATAAACAATATCATGTTGCTGTTGATCCTGATTTTATAGAACATGATGATATGTCAAATCCTACAAATGTCAGAAACTCATACAATGCAAATTTAATCACAATTAAAACAGAAATTGAATCTAAAACACCAGAGAAAAATTTAGATTCGTTAACAGAAGGTGTAAGCAATCAATTGCAAGATATGTTTAAGTTCACACAAACATTAAACAAAACTTGTGAGTCTCAAGAGTTAAGAGCAAATGACAATTTTCAATCTAAACAAGAAaattccaataataatatttgcgtACATGAAAATAACATACATCTAGTTAGCTGTGCTAATGAAAGTAATTATGAAAAACCTAAGCACGAATCAAAAGAAATGACtaaagaaaatgaaaacatAGACCATCCTACCCCTGTTTTAAAATCTACAATGTCCTCTAATTCCCGCAAAAGGTCAATAGACCAGAGACCATCGCACCGTaaagaaaaacgaaaaaaagtTGAATCATGTCAATCGGAATCAAATAAGCaaattttgaacaaaaatattataataaatgttaatgattGCGCTTCAAAGACGTCAGATAATTGTGAAACTCCaaagtcaatatttaatttatttttttctaaagaagaaaataaaaccacaatgaaagaaaacaaaaaagtcGGGCCAAATGATAAAAACTACACAGAAAAACATgttaaaagaaaagaaacaccaaaaaaaaatgaaaaagatGTCAAAGTCCGAAAGGACTCAACATCAAGTCAAGTAACAAGCCCAAATGAAAACAACTTGAGTAATAACAGTCAGGCTATAAATAAAGCAGAGGCAAAAACCACACTAAAGACCATAGATATGTTTACTGAGCAGCCACGTAAAGTTAATGTTCATCACGCTCATAGAAATACTGCTCATACTCCAGTTGTGCCTAAACTTAACATTGAAAATGGTGCTAAAACAAAGGGACCAATTTCCCGCCAACTAATTAAGAGGCATGTTGCTGTACAAGTAATTAAGAAGCTACATGCAAAAGAAActcaaacagatataaaaaaatttgctGTTAAAGCAATACAAACCGATTTTATTGTTCCTGAGAGATCCGGAATTAAAGCAACTGATGCATTTGAAAGAATGAAAGAAATTGATTTAGAGATACAAGTTttgttacaagaaaaatttaaactatataattcaattgaaaCCAAGGATTCTAGTACAAAGTCCTTGCAAACATTGGGCATGACAGTATTAAACGTAGACCACTTTGATGGTGAAGAAATTTGTACTACAGATGAAGTTTTAACTGAAGATTCAATAGTAGAAGATTTTACAAATATACCTGTTGAAGAACTTGAACAAATAGCACTGGATACTGTGGAAGAAGATCAAATTAATACTCCAAAAGTTGAAAAAAGAAATAGACGCCGTAAAACATCTTACCAAGATTCTATCCACTCGGAGAGTCCAACAACAGTTGgtaaaagaagaaataaaaaggCTAAATCACCAAACATATCTCTGATAGAACAAATTATTACAGATGAAAGGCCCCTGGAAGACATCATATCTTTAGAGGATCTAGAAGTTCCGCAAACAGCAAGAAGTAAGACACATAAAACAAGGCAAACCGCCAAGTCCAAAAAGTTTGGAAGGCCTAAAAACGTAAAGTCTAACGTACCTAGATTTGAAATGAAAGAATGTTCCGTAGTTTTAGTACGGGCTGATGTCAGTCAGTACCTTAAACCTCCACAACATCCAGAACCTGAAATTTCATACGAGATTATCActgaagatttatttaatgagaTGAATCAAAGGGAAATAGTTCAACTTGAAGGTAATATTGTTGAAGAATCAGTTGTAAATCATATACAGATTGATATGTTAGATGTATCTGAAGACATAGTTGTTGGTGATAATTGTGAAGTAAAGTGTATGGATGATAAAGGAATAGTTGAAAATGTATCAGTGCCAATCAGTGAAGAAATCATATTAGATAATAGTCAGTCATCAATGGAGGATGTCACAACACCTGCCATGTGTCAAGGAGGGGAATGCAAAATGTACGATTATTCAGCTGATGAGAATCTACGTCGTGACTCTGTTATCGTAACGGGCAACGGCGATGCTGTTCTTGCAATTGAGGTAGGtcttttaatagttaaatataaaatcttagggTCATTTCACATTAAGAgataaaaaaactcaataaaccTCAATAATCTAAGTGCCTTAGTAATtccattacaatttatttaaacaggtaaaatatatttgaaataaatcgaTGTACAAGCAACTCTGTCGGTCTATTACGCTTTAACCCTTCGAAAGTATttctcagtatttttttttaattgactccATAAATATAGATgtgcaaattttaaaatgataatgtttGCCCCATTTAACACACAACCTTCAGTTGAGATGTATTTCTATTTCACTAAAAGAAGCTTACATTAATAGTACTAAAAAATGTCGGTTAATaagaacaatttaatattttttgcagtgTGTAGAAAACAATTTCCTAGCTGCAAGTCTGGATGGTAATGTTTACTATTTCAACCATGAGGGACAACTTATAACGACTTTGCGAGGCTCGAACCTTGCAGTGACGTGTCTGACCATTGTTAAGGAGAAATATGGAACCACCGTATATACAGGTTCCTTGGATTCCAGAATACGTTACTACGACCTTGAGGTATAATCAgcagatactttttttttaaatttattatattgtattaaaatctatttttaatatataaaaaaactccattctatcaaatattatatagtgtagttgatgataaaaattgtgAAATCAGAAGTCTTCTTATACAAAATACGGGAAGGTTTAAAAGTCCGCACGCTAGAAGAGTAGAGAAGAAGTAGGAATACTTCCTTGGTAACGTCAAACTTCAACTGGTTAAATTAGCCATCCAATTAAACGCCTAGCCACTTTACTAAACGGTGCTGTTCAACCAGCGACCTGACAATCAGCCAAATCATCTTTCGTTCATAGAATATGGACTTTcatgtacataaaaatatttatggctcagatttatacatttgattgCTCAAAATTGTCACAAACTCGACTCTGTTAACTCTGACTCAATATGGTCTTGTCGGTCCTACCCCTAGTGCTTTAAGAAACCGAAGGCACGAAGGGGGTGCAGCAACCCTTAAAGTTTTGACATCATTTacgagtaataataattatctatctgAGTTATGAGTCAAAGAAACAATccattctaaaaatatattggttttaACTTTTTGGAACTAAAAAGgagttttattaattgattataaaaatatcactcaccggttttatataatcaatacTGAAACAAAACgtaaaagataaaatgaaatCTACAAAACTTGTTCTTTCGAAAGAAAACATTGGTTTCGAAAAAAATTTCTTTGTTTCCATAAATAAGATTTAGCCCTAAGCGACTTTTATTTGTTACCAAGTTTAAAAAAGGTAAAGAACTTTCAGACAATGAAAAGGGGTATTTCTACCCATTGCGAGGGTAAAGACTTTTTTCGTTATATGTTCTTGTTAACTTagtaggtaatattaaaaaggaaaaaatacttcaattaatttataccaTTGCGCGAATTTTTAAACCTCTACTCTTGAAATATCCACATTTTTTCTCATTTAAATGTTGTGAAAAACTTGCAATTATGCActtaaagtgttaaataaattctttgttaaaataaCACTCGAATCTCAGTCATTTTCATATATGGCTTCCTTAACTAAAAGGTATTTCCTTTTTTCCTTTCAGACTGGTCTAGAAAAGGGACCTGAGTGCAATGTCTTAAGCCCAATTCAAACAATGGATCGGGCGTGGGACACAGTGTTTGTTGGTACAAGAACTGGTTTTGTGCTGCAGTTTGAGTGCAAAGTAAGTATAATTTCttgaaagtatatatatttatcaatacagtatcatttgtataattttaaactaatcaGCCAAATCCATCCATAGTAATTTAGTTACCAATAACAAACCTTATACCAGAAGAAGCAGCACATTTCTGAGGTTTTAATGAAcctatttggttttatttactcAATTTAGACAAATATGgcaaataacaaaattgtgtATTCGTGTACTGGTTTTTTTAGTTACAAATCGCAAATCTACTGATATAAGGCAAATATTTGGGTCAGGCTCACTTTATAGTACAGTAGCAATTCAGTGGCATAACTAGCCATATCGGCCCTCAGCCACaatgcaatatataaaatgcCACTGtatctgtatgtatataaatactactGATCTTCGTAATAAATACCTTGGATCAGATAACATTGGTTACATCGGCAAAGCTATGCCACTACCGCTCTTGTGTTCATTgtgctttatatttataagttaaatcCAAAGTTCGCTTATTATATTAGCGAAaaatttacttagtggtagggctttgtgcaatcccgtctggaacctacccagacccggcttgcacaaagtacttactattgttgtattcaagttttaattgtgagtgagccagtgtaactattggcacaagggacattatatCTTCGTTATCAAGGtcggtggcacattggcaatgtaaggataggtttttttttacggAGCCAATGTCTATGTTCAATGGTGACCACACACCATCGAGTTGTCCATATGCCAaactacatatatcataaaaaaaaaaaacatataaataaggaACAACTTTTATAttggtaattttaatttcagaacAATATGCTTATACCAGTGAGCTCGGTAAAATTCTCGGACCAATCCATATTGGCCTTACGAGCGATGAAGGAAGGTCCGCGTAAGGTTCTTCTGGTAGCGGCAAGATCTGAAAATGTAACAATAAAGGATGCACAAACTGGCCTGCTGCTGAGAACGCTGGACGGTCCCAAAATGACCGTCTACAGCTTGCTTTATGAGGATGGGAAAGTGTATTGTGGGACCAGTAGTCATCAGATACATGTTTTTGATTATACGGTAAGTTTTTAATcatggttatttattataagttttgctGTCATAGAATACTCTGTAGATGTGAATCATCGAAATTGatggtattgaaataataaattccctgttgataaaataatttatatggcaATATACTAATGATATGACAGTATAGGAAGATAGATGTATAGATGTTTCACATCATAATAAGGTTCTGGACTGTATATATATCATAGTTTTGTAATCGTTAGTAAATTATGTACATGAACTAGGGACATACTATTTAAGAATCCCATAGTTGGTGATGCAGAGGCCGTATAGAGGGGATTATACATATAGGAGTTCCTTCTAGGAGTAGCTTTTTAAGAACCTCATAATTGTAATGCAACATCGGTAGagcaaactataaataaatttaaagatatatatttaatacacaatatttaattatacagaaTAACAAATCcatttattagttaatatcaAACAATGAGATGTCaaaactgagtttcttgcataCAAATgcctatttaagaaaaaaatctacattaataaaattatttattatatttttaagattatttaatcatttcatCAATAGAGTGGCGGCCATGTCGGTACTCACGAAGGTGGCAAGGGTGCTGTGTGCTTACGAGCCACTGGCGGCCTCCTGTTCGCGGGCTGCTACGACGGCTGCGTGTACGTGTACCGCGAAGGGGAAGGACAACCCTTCGCTCAGATACGAGGACCCAGCTTAATGCTTCTGTCACTCGCTGTAGTTGGCAGTAAAGTAAGTGtcaaatcataatttattgtaattgaaaataattctttttcatAATTCAAGTGACTTACTTCATCCTAATTGTTTGGCGGTGGGGGTGTTTTTACATTGTAAGAATACCCTAACGGAAGCCAACTCCTTgatttactgtaatttattgTAGTGATTGGTTGAGAACTTGAAGAGTAACTTTTTTTCCTAAGATACGTCTAtctgtgtaataaaatatgtctatCTTAAAGGTCTATATTTCACAagactatgtatatatatacaattaccaCTTcagtatacaatattatacattatttatatgttttaagaaacaaacttaaatgttaatttttataccttttttGTTACAGATAATTGCCGGCTACAAAGACAGAAGTTTGTACATATGGAAAATACCACTTTGTATATTACAAGAAATGATACTTTAATTTTCTACCAATTTGTGTAGATAACGCACCATTTTGTTTTGTAGttacatatattcattaattttttagttataactgtgtatatacttaaaataaaagagtttaaatgggttattaattttatttgtttttatctttatttgaagccaaaatcagaatatattctcagataaaatatattctttagaTAATAGGAATAATGAACGCAATTTCGCCCCCAGTGAGCATTCTCTGATTAACTATTAAATTGACTGTACTGTGGAAAAAGAAGAGACGCAGACCCAACAGCAGTGTGCTTCCTGAGTCGTGGGAGTGTAAACACAGCCACTACAGCCATTggactgctactgagaattactCGACCCATAAACCCATAACATTTATATTGCCCCCCCACCCAGGCTTAAACTCTGAACCTCGTGATATACGGCCTAATATAGTAGCCCTAAACTAACGAGACCATCAACAAAAgactatattcaaaattataatactaattatatactCAACAAAAATATCCATACCGTGGattacagattatttttaatctaaagtGCAACAACAAGATCATAATATttccttgattttattttattaatttttaatacgtcgtataatatattattttgtatataaaatgggCATACGGAAGAGCAAATGGTAAGCGACCATCACCGCACATaggtataacaaatataaatcatcttttacatcgccaatgcgccacctatcttgggaactaagatttcaCTGTACTTACTTTGCCTCTTCAAATAggaatacataaaatacttgtTTTGTGTTGCTGtatagcggtagaatatgtgataaataGGTGTTAACTACTCAGACGGGTTAGCATAATGTTATATTGGTCATCAATAAAATccgtatttaaaacaaacacatgtataattaaactaaaaaattattttcaattattcgaataaatatctaatttttttttttttaatattaataaatacggaAACGAATCTGAAATCTTTAATTGTAATGTTGGAAcactttaacatttttatatgatcatctgtattattatttcagaacgtaatttatttttgccaaGTGGCACTCCTGCCCTAAAGTGAATTTCTGACTTACGTCAGTGTGGGTGTCTCAGTGTCGGCGGCCATTATTctacgtataatattatattttttgttttgcgCTCTACTATATTCGAAACAAAgaacttaattatattcaatatacatttGTGTATCATcattttgagttaaataaaattatagtacaaAATGAATCCAgaatagtaagtatttttttactgtgATATGTGAAACAAGGATGG harbors:
- the LOC125071202 gene encoding zinc finger protein 106: MRRGHNGIGGWRNENPRHYRPRNGGNPHFRSSRSYGLLDPPRFPPPSSRSMRPQFLSRSEKSDRSSTEHTEWHRSRRSSGYHRSHQHGERQILPMLQQGRHNNDNQKSTYKETTSFYKDIRVDNFHINSMGDVDHRQIHQMRDSFVQPLTTPWPTESNLQQANIKNQVTESGENIKLSAEYTGHRPPASDHYGSNPTHFFSAIDNSHTFSRSVVDTVDLIRKRLLNRNEQPHSSENFDNNENSGNVEINQRQGEKSNTLTSNQQDPPIKKKYQRQKTSDKSNCAKIKNKIVHQLFKMDKGKIHKLMDNPNSSTKFEYAISSLITESQNSFNRHMRSAAEKSLCSSSAEFMQNDNNTIYEDTFMKQMQCILDPQDTVLLEDIKPLVLAELSKVLEIAEYGQNYDVVEDDNTYTQQNEQHFFNKYPNNEVSYEDFAQENKNELNDLPHVDFMQPENIDNCNDNNYKAYGDNKVQYTESKPLFERRPRRKSYNVNEEMCTTSDNYFYNQSVSDKSTDEENRPDAMQQLFDTSTEHISEEDDPFAELDKQYHVAVDPDFIEHDDMSNPTNVRNSYNANLITIKTEIESKTPEKNLDSLTEGVSNQLQDMFKFTQTLNKTCESQELRANDNFQSKQENSNNNICVHENNIHLVSCANESNYEKPKHESKEMTKENENIDHPTPVLKSTMSSNSRKRSIDQRPSHRKEKRKKVESCQSESNKQILNKNIIINVNDCASKTSDNCETPKSIFNLFFSKEENKTTMKENKKVGPNDKNYTEKHVKRKETPKKNEKDVKVRKDSTSSQVTSPNENNLSNNSQAINKAEAKTTLKTIDMFTEQPRKVNVHHAHRNTAHTPVVPKLNIENGAKTKGPISRQLIKRHVAVQVIKKLHAKETQTDIKKFAVKAIQTDFIVPERSGIKATDAFERMKEIDLEIQVLLQEKFKLYNSIETKDSSTKSLQTLGMTVLNVDHFDGEEICTTDEVLTEDSIVEDFTNIPVEELEQIALDTVEEDQINTPKVEKRNRRRKTSYQDSIHSESPTTVGKRRNKKAKSPNISLIEQIITDERPLEDIISLEDLEVPQTARSKTHKTRQTAKSKKFGRPKNVKSNVPRFEMKECSVVLVRADVSQYLKPPQHPEPEISYEIITEDLFNEMNQREIVQLEGNIVEESVVNHIQIDMLDVSEDIVVGDNCEVKCMDDKGIVENVSVPISEEIILDNSQSSMEDVTTPAMCQGGECKMYDYSADENLRRDSVIVTGNGDAVLAIECVENNFLAASLDGNVYYFNHEGQLITTLRGSNLAVTCLTIVKEKYGTTVYTGSLDSRIRYYDLETGLEKGPECNVLSPIQTMDRAWDTVFVGTRTGFVLQFECKNNMLIPVSSVKFSDQSILALRAMKEGPRKVLLVAARSENVTIKDAQTGLLLRTLDGPKMTVYSLLYEDGKVYCGTSSHQIHVFDYTSGGHVGTHEGGKGAVCLRATGGLLFAGCYDGCVYVYREGEGQPFAQIRGPSLMLLSLAVVGSKIIAGYKDRSLYIWKIPLCILQEMIL